From a region of the Thermus caldilimi genome:
- a CDS encoding DUF72 domain-containing protein: MGEIRVGTASWTDETLLASGWYPPEVRHHPEKRLRYYAEHFDTVEVDSTFYALPRREVVEKWAERTPAGFLFHVKAFSAFTGHGLDAATLPKDLRSLLPKTEGHLAQREIPQEVLEEAWNRFFAAITPLREAGKLGYLHFGLPPWTEPKPRSFRYLEHLAERTQGYWVAVEFRNPRWYVAWGFVRKELERLGLIHVSVDAPPHPEAPPRVLEPTHPVAVLRCHGRNAESWKGPHQKPYERFNWRYSEEELQDLAQATLTLAEKAETVFVIFNNNYGTQGVEAAMGLKGLLGLGPPPWAKKLL, from the coding sequence ATGGGAGAGATCCGGGTGGGTACCGCCAGCTGGACGGACGAAACCCTCCTCGCCTCCGGGTGGTATCCTCCCGAGGTACGCCACCATCCCGAGAAGCGCCTCCGCTACTATGCGGAGCACTTTGACACCGTGGAGGTGGACAGCACCTTCTACGCCCTACCCCGGCGGGAGGTGGTGGAGAAATGGGCCGAGAGGACCCCAGCGGGCTTTCTCTTCCACGTGAAGGCATTTTCCGCCTTTACCGGACATGGCCTCGACGCCGCCACCCTTCCCAAGGACCTTCGCTCCCTTCTCCCCAAAACGGAAGGCCACCTGGCCCAACGGGAAATCCCCCAAGAGGTTCTAGAGGAAGCCTGGAACCGGTTCTTCGCCGCCATCACCCCCTTAAGGGAGGCCGGCAAGCTGGGGTACCTGCACTTCGGCCTTCCGCCCTGGACCGAACCCAAGCCCCGCAGCTTTCGCTACCTGGAGCACCTGGCAGAAAGGACCCAGGGCTACTGGGTGGCGGTGGAGTTTCGCAACCCCAGGTGGTACGTGGCCTGGGGATTCGTGAGGAAGGAATTGGAGCGGCTCGGCCTCATCCACGTGAGCGTGGATGCCCCACCCCATCCCGAGGCCCCACCCCGGGTCCTGGAACCCACCCATCCCGTGGCGGTGCTCCGATGCCATGGAAGAAACGCGGAGTCCTGGAAAGGCCCCCACCAGAAGCCCTACGAGCGCTTCAACTGGCGTTACTCAGAGGAGGAGCTTCAAGACCTGGCCCAAGCCACCCTGACCCTTGCGGAGAAGGCCGAGACGGTTTTCGTCATCTTTAACAACAACTACGGCACCCAGGGCGTGGAGGCAGCCATGGGGCTTAAAGGCCTCCTGGGCCTAGGGCCTCCTCCCTGGGCCAAGAAACTGCTTTAA
- the mntR gene encoding manganese-dependent transcriptional regulator MntR encodes MARPPLSEAQEDYLKQLFLLEAERQGPVPTQALAERLGVKPPSVTEMLKKLTALGLVEHAPYQGARLTEAGRRIALEVLRHHRLLEAYLHQALGYGWEEVHQEAERLEHVISEAFEERIAELLGHPPFDPHGDPIPTKDLALPEAPALPLSQAPLGKARVVRALAQDRGTLNLLAKLGLVPGKVLRVVEKGDGVGIEMAGEVFRLPEELAQAVGVEALQERAP; translated from the coding sequence ATGGCGCGCCCTCCCCTGTCCGAGGCCCAGGAGGACTACCTGAAGCAGCTTTTCCTCCTGGAGGCGGAGCGGCAAGGCCCGGTGCCCACCCAGGCGCTTGCCGAGCGCTTGGGGGTTAAGCCCCCTTCGGTCACGGAGATGCTCAAAAAGCTCACCGCCTTGGGCTTGGTGGAGCATGCCCCTTACCAGGGGGCCCGGCTCACCGAGGCCGGGCGGCGGATCGCCCTGGAGGTCTTAAGGCACCACCGGCTCCTCGAGGCCTACCTGCACCAGGCCCTCGGCTACGGTTGGGAAGAGGTCCACCAGGAAGCGGAACGGCTGGAACACGTGATCAGCGAGGCCTTTGAGGAAAGGATCGCCGAGCTCTTAGGCCACCCTCCCTTTGACCCCCACGGGGACCCCATCCCCACCAAGGACCTGGCCCTGCCGGAAGCCCCAGCCCTCCCCCTCTCCCAGGCCCCCTTGGGGAAGGCCCGGGTGGTGCGGGCCCTGGCCCAGGACCGGGGCACCCTCAACCTCCTGGCCAAGCTGGGCCTGGTTCCCGGAAAGGTCCTGAGGGTGGTGGAGAAAGGGGACGGGGTGGGCATCGAAATGGCCGGGGAGGTCTTCCGCCTTCCCGAGGAGCTGGCCCAGGCCGTTGGGGTGGAGGCCCTTCAGGAAAGGGCCCCGTAA
- a CDS encoding serine hydrolase domain-containing protein, translated as MNFSRLDGFLNRQVAEGLLPGYVALVARGGEVVYQGMGGHMGPEKALPMREDALFRIYSMTKPWVSALALIFVEEGSLSLLDPVEKYLPEFARLKVGREVGEEVVPEPLRRPLTVYDLLRHTAGFTYGVFFRSPVKRLYLEAGVDRFDLSREEFLERLAALPLRFQPGEAFEYGLSTDVLGHLLEVLAGRSLAELLEERVFAPLGMRDSGFWARDPTRLAKPFPQDPETGRSIRLIPVEAEPPRYAGGLGGVSTAWDYLRFLEALRTGRGVLHPSLCRLMTQDHLGPLYEAGLRRGLEYTPGPGYGFGLGVAVRLGPGGLAPGSPGDFYWWGFAGTYFLADPALELSALLFTQAPNLLSVLEPEKTLYSRLGQRLGLAFRTLVYGALS; from the coding sequence ATGAATTTTTCCCGGCTGGATGGTTTTTTGAATAGGCAGGTGGCTGAGGGCCTTCTTCCCGGATACGTGGCCCTGGTGGCCCGGGGGGGAGAGGTGGTCTACCAGGGCATGGGAGGGCATATGGGCCCGGAAAAGGCTCTTCCCATGCGGGAGGACGCCCTTTTCCGCATCTACTCCATGACCAAGCCATGGGTTTCCGCCCTGGCCCTCATCTTCGTGGAGGAGGGCAGCCTTTCCCTTCTGGACCCGGTGGAGAAATACCTGCCGGAGTTTGCCAGACTCAAGGTGGGGCGGGAGGTAGGGGAGGAGGTGGTGCCAGAGCCCCTTAGGCGTCCCCTCACCGTCTACGACCTCCTGCGCCACACGGCGGGCTTCACCTACGGGGTCTTCTTCCGCTCCCCGGTGAAACGGCTCTACCTGGAGGCGGGGGTGGACCGGTTTGACCTTTCCCGGGAGGAGTTTCTTGAGCGCCTGGCCGCTTTGCCCCTGCGCTTTCAGCCGGGAGAGGCCTTTGAGTATGGGCTTTCCACCGATGTGCTTGGACATCTTTTGGAGGTGCTTGCGGGGAGGAGCCTGGCGGAGCTCTTGGAGGAACGGGTGTTCGCCCCCTTGGGGATGCGGGACTCGGGTTTTTGGGCCAGGGATCCCACCCGTCTGGCAAAGCCCTTTCCCCAGGACCCGGAAACGGGCAGGTCCATCCGCCTCATCCCCGTGGAAGCGGAGCCCCCCCGGTATGCGGGGGGCCTGGGCGGGGTGAGCACAGCCTGGGACTACCTGCGGTTCCTGGAGGCCCTACGCACGGGCCGGGGTGTGTTGCATCCGAGCCTGTGCCGCCTCATGACCCAGGACCATCTGGGTCCCCTTTACGAAGCCGGGTTGCGGCGGGGCTTGGAGTACACCCCAGGCCCGGGTTACGGCTTCGGCCTGGGGGTGGCGGTGCGTTTGGGCCCTGGGGGTCTGGCTCCGGGAAGCCCCGGGGACTTCTACTGGTGGGGGTTTGCCGGCACCTACTTCCTGGCGGATCCCGCCCTAGAACTGAGTGCCTTGCTTTTCACCCAGGCCCCCAATCTCCTTTCCGTGCTGGAGCCGGAAAAGACTCTCTATTCCCGGCTTGGGCAGCGGCTTGGCCTGGCCTTCCGCACCCTGGTTTACGGGGCCCTTTCCTGA
- a CDS encoding SDR family oxidoreductase, with translation MRLKNKVVLITGAAHGIGRATLELFAREGARLVACDLEEGPLKEAAAATGALALPMDVADPASVERGFREALQAMGRLDGVVHYAGITRDNFHWKMPLEDWEVVIRVNLTGSFLVAKAASEAMRERNPGSIVLTSSRVYLGNLGQANYAASKAGVVGLTRTLALELGRYGIRVNALAPGFIETRMTAKVPERVREKAIAATPLGRAGQPMEVAYAALFLVSDESSFITGQVLFVDGGRTVGAAPA, from the coding sequence ATGCGGCTAAAGAACAAGGTGGTGCTGATCACGGGGGCGGCCCACGGGATCGGCCGGGCTACCCTGGAGCTTTTCGCCCGGGAGGGCGCCAGGCTGGTGGCCTGCGACCTAGAGGAAGGGCCCTTAAAGGAGGCGGCAGCGGCCACGGGGGCCTTGGCCCTTCCCATGGACGTGGCCGACCCTGCTTCGGTGGAGAGGGGGTTCCGGGAGGCCCTTCAGGCCATGGGCCGCCTGGACGGGGTGGTGCACTATGCGGGCATTACCCGGGACAACTTCCACTGGAAGATGCCCCTGGAGGACTGGGAGGTCGTGATCCGGGTGAACCTCACGGGGAGCTTCCTGGTGGCCAAGGCGGCCAGCGAGGCCATGCGGGAGCGGAACCCTGGTTCCATTGTGCTCACCAGTTCCCGGGTGTACCTGGGCAACCTGGGGCAGGCCAACTATGCGGCTTCCAAGGCGGGGGTGGTGGGGCTTACCCGCACCCTGGCCCTGGAGCTTGGGCGGTACGGGATCCGGGTGAACGCCCTGGCCCCGGGGTTCATCGAGACCCGGATGACGGCTAAGGTGCCGGAGAGGGTGCGGGAGAAGGCCATCGCCGCTACCCCCTTGGGCCGTGCCGGCCAGCCCATGGAGGTGGCCTACGCCGCCTTGTTCCTTGTTTCCGATGAGTCCAGCTTCATCACCGGCCAGGTCCTCTTCGTGGACGGGGGTAGAACGGTGGGGGCTGCTCCCGCCTGA
- a CDS encoding ABC transporter substrate-binding protein: MRRVLAVLSVLFALAFAFPLTLTDDLGRTVTVKAPPKRIVTLLPSATETVCALGACDRLVATDDFSDWPESVKRLPKAGGLYNPNPELIVSLKPDLVLVSKYGRLYETLERAGLTVYAVRTETYEDIFRTTRTLGKLLGLEAQAERLVAQIQREVYQEESRAAKAKTRPRVYYEIDPTPYTVGPESFIGVLIQKARGVNIIPKELGLFPKIAPEFVVEKNPEVIVATYPGALETIRARPGWSRVKAVQTGRICVFTGGQDSLLSRPGPRVAQGLRLLVDCFHGR, from the coding sequence ATGAGGAGAGTTCTGGCGGTTCTTTCGGTTCTTTTCGCTCTGGCCTTCGCTTTTCCCCTAACCCTCACCGACGACCTGGGGCGCACGGTCACCGTCAAGGCGCCGCCCAAACGGATCGTCACCCTGTTGCCCTCGGCGACGGAAACGGTCTGCGCCCTAGGGGCTTGCGACCGCCTCGTGGCCACCGACGATTTTTCCGACTGGCCGGAAAGCGTCAAGCGCCTGCCCAAGGCGGGGGGGCTTTACAACCCCAACCCCGAGCTCATCGTTTCCTTGAAACCGGACCTGGTTTTGGTTTCCAAGTACGGGCGTTTGTACGAAACCCTGGAGCGGGCGGGCCTAACGGTGTATGCGGTGCGCACCGAGACCTACGAGGATATCTTCCGCACCACCCGCACCCTGGGGAAGCTTCTTGGCCTCGAGGCCCAGGCGGAGCGCCTGGTGGCCCAGATTCAGCGGGAGGTGTACCAGGAGGAGTCCCGTGCGGCCAAGGCCAAGACCCGGCCCCGGGTTTACTACGAGATCGACCCCACCCCCTACACCGTGGGTCCGGAGAGCTTCATCGGGGTTCTGATCCAAAAGGCCCGGGGGGTGAACATCATTCCCAAGGAGCTGGGCCTTTTCCCCAAGATCGCCCCGGAGTTCGTGGTGGAGAAGAACCCCGAGGTGATCGTGGCCACCTACCCGGGTGCCCTGGAAACCATCCGGGCCAGGCCGGGCTGGAGCCGGGTGAAGGCGGTGCAGACAGGGCGCATCTGCGTGTTTACCGGGGGTCAGGATAGCCTCCTCTCCCGCCCAGGTCCCCGGGTGGCCCAGGGGCTTAGGCTCCTGGTGGACTGCTTCCACGGGCGCTAG
- a CDS encoding ROK family transcriptional regulator produces MRKGDTQEIRRLNRRAILAHLRRGPLTRADLSRLTGLAKSAVSRLVDELLQEGLLEEGAFTSPPVGRPGTLLHLRPGARFALGAELGVEETVLLALDWRGEVLWAKEWSHPREAGPKERLERLLQEVLPHVPGPLGLGFTLPGVVVEDRLLLAPNLGWKNLDLRPLLSHFPLPTALENDAKASALSEVFFHGEANLAYLVLSTGLGIGVVSDSRILRGAGGAAGELGHWLGQGHKPCACGRVGCLETELGLGALLEHYRFLGGKTGDLEALLQQAKQGEALALEAIHHLGEALGRFLANLAVAYDPARVVIGGKAAEFFPYLEQPLRQSLAAHAFLEAHRSLPVQPSLYGHLAPAVGGASLFLVRFFELGGLWAESPRRNGGRYEEVAFGDRRGPGA; encoded by the coding sequence ATGCGCAAAGGGGACACGCAGGAAATCCGCAGGCTCAACCGCCGGGCCATCCTGGCCCACCTGAGGCGGGGCCCCCTTACCCGCGCGGACCTTTCCCGGCTTACCGGTTTAGCTAAAAGCGCGGTAAGCCGCCTGGTGGATGAGCTTTTACAGGAGGGCCTTCTGGAGGAAGGGGCCTTTACCTCTCCCCCCGTGGGCCGGCCCGGCACCCTCTTGCACCTGCGCCCTGGCGCCCGCTTTGCCCTAGGCGCGGAACTGGGGGTGGAGGAAACCGTCCTTCTGGCCCTGGACTGGCGGGGGGAGGTTCTATGGGCCAAGGAATGGAGCCACCCCCGGGAGGCCGGTCCCAAGGAACGCCTGGAACGGCTTCTGCAGGAGGTTCTTCCCCATGTACCGGGGCCCTTGGGCCTGGGGTTCACCCTGCCTGGGGTGGTGGTGGAGGACCGGCTCCTCCTGGCCCCCAACCTGGGCTGGAAAAACCTAGACCTCCGGCCCCTGCTCTCCCACTTTCCCCTGCCCACGGCCTTGGAAAACGATGCCAAGGCCTCGGCCCTGTCCGAGGTCTTCTTTCACGGAGAGGCCAACCTCGCCTACCTGGTGCTCAGCACGGGCCTGGGAATCGGGGTGGTATCGGATAGCCGGATCCTGCGGGGAGCGGGTGGAGCCGCTGGGGAGCTGGGCCATTGGCTCGGCCAGGGGCACAAGCCCTGCGCTTGCGGCCGGGTGGGGTGTTTAGAAACCGAACTAGGCCTTGGTGCCCTCTTGGAGCATTACCGGTTCCTGGGTGGAAAGACAGGGGACCTCGAGGCCCTGCTCCAGCAGGCCAAGCAGGGGGAGGCTTTGGCCCTCGAGGCCATCCACCACTTGGGCGAGGCCTTGGGCCGCTTCCTGGCCAACCTGGCTGTGGCCTATGACCCGGCCCGGGTGGTCATAGGGGGCAAGGCAGCCGAATTTTTCCCCTACCTGGAGCAACCCTTGCGCCAGTCCTTGGCGGCCCATGCCTTCCTGGAAGCCCATCGTTCCTTGCCCGTGCAACCTTCCCTTTATGGTCACCTGGCCCCGGCGGTGGGAGGGGCCAGTCTCTTTTTGGTGAGGTTTTTCGAGCTGGGCGGCCTGTGGGCGGAAAGCCCACGTCGCAATGGAGGTAGATATGAGGAAGTGGCTTTTGGCGATCGGCGTGGCCCTGGGGCTTAG
- a CDS encoding ABC transporter substrate-binding protein: MRKWLLAIGVALGLSALAQTGKLEIFSWWAGDEGPALEALIRLYKQKYPGVEVINATVTGGAGVNAKAVLKTRMLGGDPPDTFQVHAGQELIGTWVVAERMEDLTSLFRQEGWLQAFPKGLIDLLSYKGGIWSVPVNIHRSNVMWYIPAKLKEWGVAPPKTWAEFLATCQTLKRKGLEAPLALGENWTQQHLWESVALATLGADGWANLWSGKLKFTDPKAVAVWETFGKVLDCANKDAAGLSWQQAVDRVVQGQAAFNIMGDWAAGYMSTTLKLKPGTDFAWVPSPGTSGIFMMLSDSFGLPKGAKNRQNALNWLKLVGSKEGQDAFNPLKGSIAARLDSDPAKYNAYGQSAMKDWKTNRIVGSLVHGAVAPESFMSQFGTVMEIFLQSKNPQAAANAAQAIANQVGLGR, from the coding sequence ATGAGGAAGTGGCTTTTGGCGATCGGCGTGGCCCTGGGGCTTAGCGCCCTGGCCCAGACGGGCAAGCTGGAGATCTTCTCCTGGTGGGCAGGGGACGAAGGTCCCGCTCTGGAGGCCCTCATCCGGCTCTACAAGCAGAAGTACCCGGGCGTGGAGGTGATCAACGCCACCGTAACCGGCGGGGCAGGGGTGAACGCCAAGGCAGTCCTGAAGACCCGCATGCTGGGCGGTGACCCGCCCGACACCTTCCAGGTGCACGCCGGACAGGAACTCATCGGCACCTGGGTGGTGGCCGAGCGCATGGAGGACCTCACCAGCCTCTTCCGGCAGGAGGGTTGGCTCCAAGCCTTCCCCAAGGGCCTCATCGACCTCCTTTCTTACAAGGGGGGCATCTGGAGCGTGCCCGTCAACATCCACCGCTCCAACGTCATGTGGTACATCCCCGCCAAGCTGAAGGAATGGGGCGTGGCCCCGCCCAAGACCTGGGCGGAGTTCCTCGCCACCTGCCAGACCTTGAAGCGGAAGGGCCTCGAGGCGCCCCTGGCCCTGGGCGAGAACTGGACCCAGCAGCACCTTTGGGAAAGCGTGGCCCTGGCCACCTTGGGCGCGGACGGCTGGGCCAACCTCTGGAGCGGCAAGCTGAAGTTCACCGACCCCAAGGCGGTGGCCGTATGGGAAACCTTCGGCAAGGTGCTGGACTGCGCCAACAAGGACGCCGCAGGGCTTTCCTGGCAGCAGGCGGTGGACCGGGTAGTCCAGGGCCAGGCCGCTTTCAACATCATGGGCGACTGGGCCGCCGGCTACATGAGCACCACCTTGAAGCTCAAGCCTGGCACGGACTTTGCCTGGGTCCCCTCCCCCGGCACCTCCGGGATCTTCATGATGCTCTCCGACTCCTTTGGCCTGCCCAAGGGAGCCAAGAACCGGCAAAACGCCCTCAACTGGCTTAAGCTGGTGGGCTCCAAGGAAGGGCAGGACGCCTTCAACCCCCTGAAGGGCTCCATCGCTGCAAGGCTGGACTCCGACCCCGCCAAGTACAACGCCTACGGCCAGTCGGCCATGAAGGACTGGAAGACGAACCGCATCGTGGGCTCTTTGGTGCATGGGGCGGTGGCACCCGAAAGCTTCATGAGCCAGTTCGGCACGGTGATGGAGATCTTCTTGCAGAGCAAGAACCCGCAAGCGGCGGCCAACGCTGCCCAGGCCATCGCCAACCAGGTGGGCTTGGGCCGTTAG